The nucleotide sequence AGCACAACCGTCAGTAAAGCAATTGCAGTTACCTCACCTAACGGGGGGGAGAAATTTACTGCCGGTGCGCAAGTGACGATCAATTTCCAGACCTCCGGCACGTGGCAAAGCACGGAGAAGGTAAAACTGGAGTATACCACCGGCCTGGACAGTGTCTGGCGTCCTGTTTCAGGGGCGGACTCGCTTGCCTATGCCGCGGGTTCGTTCACATGGAACACCACAGGACTGCCCGGCAGCCATGGCTATAAAGTCAGGGCAAGCCTGGTGGGCGGCAGTGTGTCGGATACAAGCGATTCGACATTTACGATTGTCTCAAGAACGAAGATAATAAAGGCTAAGTCTCTGACAGACGGAGAGTTGGTTGAGGTCTCGGATGCGGTTGTGACGTGCAGCACCAGCTCATACATATACATCGAAGACGCGAACCGTCTTGGTGGAATACGAATGATCTCGACTGTCGCTCCGACTGTTTCTAACCTCTTGACAGTCACCGGAACCATCAGCACTATTAATGGTGAGCGCTGTATACAAGCAGAGTCCTATCAAGTCGCGGGTGTTTCGTCGGCACTGGGTCCGTTTGCGATGAAAAACTCTGCTCTGGGTGGAAGCGCGCTCGGTGGCCAGCAGGCGGTGATGGAGTATCGCATGATCAAAGACGCGACAAGCCAGGTGACCTCAAGAGTCTTCACCTCGGCAGCGGGACTCAATAATGTCGGTATGCTGGTGCGGGTGACCGGCAAAGTGACCTACGTCGGCTCCGACTGTTTCTACGTAAATGACGGCAGCAACTGCGATGATGGCTCGGGTTATATCGGTGTTAGGGTATTCAGCGGCACGCTGACAAAACCAGCCTTGGGTAAATATGTTGCGCTAAGCGCAATCAGCGCGACATATTACAACAACGGGAGCTTGTTCAGGGCGCTGGTCATGCCTGCTCAGTCAGACTTGCAGGTAATTATATAGCCTATAGAAAGAGAAAAGCCTCCGGCATTTTGCCGGAGGCTTTTCTGTAAATGGGGGAGGATTGTTATTTTTTGCCCAGGATCTTGTTTAGATCGGCAGAGAACTTATCAACATTGCTGTTGTCGATTACTCGCACCCCGGTATCTACGACTTTGTTTTTTGGAATTACACTCTTATCTCCTCGTGCGAGAGCTGCAAGGATGCGCACGGATTCATAGCCGAACTTATACGGCTGCTGGACTATCGTAGCGAAGATTGTGCCCTTCTTGACGCCTTCAAGAGTCGCAGGGTCTTCATCGAAGCAGACAACCTTGACCTTGCCTGATTTGCCCGCGCTCTCCACGGCTTTGTATATGGCCGGGCCGTTATAGCTCCAAAGCCCTACAAGCCCCGCGATATCGCTGTATTTTACCAGCGTGTCTTCAACATTTCTGCGAGCCTTGCCGTGGTCGGCGTTGTCAGTCATAACGGATAGGATTTGTATTTTGCTTTTGCCTTCTTTGAGCGCATCGGCGATACCCTTATAGCGGTCCGCTGCATTTTGAGCGTCCATAGTGCCTACGTAGACCATTACCTTGCCGCCGTTTGGCAGCGCCTTCATAAGCTGGGTTCCGGCGACCTTACCTGCATCGTAGTTGCTGGTGCCTACATAGCAGAGCCTCTTGCTCTTGGGCGCGTCGGAGTCCATGCATATGAGGTTCACCTGGCTTGCGGCCTTATCGAGCATATCCACTTTTTCGGGGTTCACAGGAGAAATTGCGACACCTGAGACGCCCTTGACGATCAAGTCCTCGAGAATTCTCTTTTGCTCTCCGGCAGTGCCCTGCACGGGCATCTGGACCAGACACTTGCATTTGAAGTCTTTCGCTCCCTGCTCTGCGCCTGCCTGAGCAATTTTCCAGAAGTCGGAGACATTGTTTGTGACAAACGCCACAGTTACGGTGCCTGCCCCCTTCTTTGGGCCGCATGAAGCGAGCGCGACCACCAACATAGATAATAGAATTGCAATTAAAGCCCTTTTCAACATACTTTCTCCTCCTTGATGATATGGTGTTCTTATATATGCCAGTAAATTATTCTTCTTTATTTATCGAAAAGCAAGTCCAGAGAGAATTTAGCTTGTTCCAATACGCGGGGTGATATCCAGAGTGAGGATTCCGCAAGCCTATCAATGTAGCACTCGGTCATAGATCGGGTTATATATCCTTTTGCAGCAGCCCACAAGACTATTCCCAATGAACCATGCACTTCGATTCCCAAAGAAGTTGCCATCATCCGTGCTGCCGCATCGTCTGTAAGAAACCATGTGGCATTGGTTTGTCTTACCAGTGCAAGTGACTGTGCTTCTCCGATATGCAGCAACCCCGAAGCTTGCAATGTAAGGGCATTATCTGCATATGCTGGCTCCAGTGCAACTACATGCAGCCAGTCTGCCTTAATTTCTGCAGCCGTCAATAAACTCAGTTCATTCTCAACCGCACTTGCAATTAGAATCTGCCCGGCTCCTCCGAGCAAACTTAGCGCATCTGCTTCGGCAAGATGTAGAATTGGGCCGGTATCACAGACAATGATCGTCATTTTAGCTGCCCTTTTGCTGAATTGCCCACGCAATGTCTTCTAGTTGAAAGCGCTCAATCAGGGCAGGTTTCCAATCTTCAATAAATTTCATCAGGGCGAAGCGCACCGCTTCGTCCTCCGACTTGAAGTAGCCCTGACTCAAAATTCCTGTCAAAGCGTCAGCGAGCTTATCAG is from Armatimonadota bacterium and encodes:
- a CDS encoding sugar-binding protein, yielding MLKRALIAILLSMLVVALASCGPKKGAGTVTVAFVTNNVSDFWKIAQAGAEQGAKDFKCKCLVQMPVQGTAGEQKRILEDLIVKGVSGVAISPVNPEKVDMLDKAASQVNLICMDSDAPKSKRLCYVGTSNYDAGKVAGTQLMKALPNGGKVMVYVGTMDAQNAADRYKGIADALKEGKSKIQILSVMTDNADHGKARRNVEDTLVKYSDIAGLVGLWSYNGPAIYKAVESAGKSGKVKVVCFDEDPATLEGVKKGTIFATIVQQPYKFGYESVRILAALARGDKSVIPKNKVVDTGVRVIDNSNVDKFSADLNKILGKK
- a CDS encoding DUF3368 domain-containing protein; this translates as MTIIVCDTGPILHLAEADALSLLGGAGQILIASAVENELSLLTAAEIKADWLHVVALEPAYADNALTLQASGLLHIGEAQSLALVRQTNATWFLTDDAAARMMATSLGIEVHGSLGIVLWAAAKGYITRSMTECYIDRLAESSLWISPRVLEQAKFSLDLLFDK